In one Brevibacillus choshinensis genomic region, the following are encoded:
- a CDS encoding DinB family protein, translating into MKELIEEYGHGYTMLRQVIEGLSEEALRFKPAPDKWSIHQILIHVTDSEILSTHRLKKVLAEEEPLLISFDQNAWANNLGYDLLDREQALLLFQMLRSSMQTILVHLTSEQSERVGVYADAGRFTFTQLLEYRVNHVRDHLAQIERVKEAYRLSV; encoded by the coding sequence GTGAAAGAGTTGATAGAAGAGTACGGTCATGGGTACACGATGCTGCGACAAGTCATCGAAGGATTGAGTGAGGAGGCGCTTCGATTCAAGCCTGCACCGGACAAATGGAGTATCCATCAGATTCTCATCCACGTGACGGACTCAGAAATTTTGTCAACACATCGGTTGAAAAAAGTCTTGGCTGAGGAAGAACCACTGCTGATTTCATTTGACCAAAACGCTTGGGCGAATAACTTGGGGTATGATCTGCTGGACCGTGAACAGGCCTTGCTTCTATTCCAAATGCTGCGTTCCAGTATGCAGACTATACTGGTCCACCTGACGAGCGAACAAAGCGAGCGGGTAGGGGTGTACGCGGATGCGGGACGGTTTACCTTTACGCAATTGCTGGAATATCGCGTCAATCATGTTCGTGACCATCTTGCCCAGATAGAACGGGTGAAGGAGGCGTATCGTCTTTCTGTCTAA
- a CDS encoding small multi-drug export protein → MEMVWKWGSVIGTSMLELWAAIPLGFALQLSAVVTGILSAIGAMASAGIVIFLGGSLRNWLVKRMEKKGKKRGRMVHIWEKYGVIGLGLASPLLTGAPLGAAIGISLGAPTGKLMWWMSVGIVIWSVILTTAVSLGLLQFLS, encoded by the coding sequence ATGGAAATGGTCTGGAAATGGGGAAGTGTAATCGGAACAAGCATGCTGGAACTCTGGGCGGCAATCCCGCTGGGGTTTGCCTTGCAGCTTTCCGCAGTTGTCACAGGAATCCTAAGTGCGATCGGAGCAATGGCTAGTGCCGGGATTGTCATTTTCTTGGGAGGATCACTTCGCAACTGGTTGGTAAAACGGATGGAAAAAAAGGGGAAAAAGCGAGGGCGCATGGTCCATATTTGGGAGAAATATGGAGTGATCGGCCTGGGATTAGCCTCGCCGTTACTAACGGGAGCCCCTTTGGGAGCGGCCATTGGCATATCGCTGGGTGCGCCTACGGGAAAGCTAATGTGGTGGATGTCGGTGGGTATCGTCATATGGAGCGTAATTTTGACCACTGCCGTATCCTTGGGTCTTCTGCAGTTCTTGAGTTAA
- a CDS encoding copper amine oxidase produces the protein MKEFTANNDSIVNTDNVVWMTTGTTHVARAEEWPIMPTEWVHAMLKPWNFFDQTPTLDLPEEK, from the coding sequence TTGAAGGAGTTCACCGCCAATAATGATTCGATCGTGAACACAGACAATGTGGTTTGGATGACGACAGGCACGACCCACGTCGCCCGTGCGGAGGAATGGCCGATCATGCCTACGGAGTGGGTGCACGCGATGCTGAAGCCATGGAATTTCTTTGATCAGACTCCTACCTTGGACTTGCCTGAAGAGAAGTAA